A portion of the Intestinibacillus sp. Marseille-P6563 genome contains these proteins:
- a CDS encoding DUF262 domain-containing protein, which translates to MNTWEQSSFSAIEIHNSITNGTFVVPPYQRGVVWSKNQKDQFVDTLKRGLPFGTILLYWDEKNNKYQIIDGLQRSSTIYDFINHPAPFLMMMILKIICLFS; encoded by the coding sequence ATGAACACATGGGAGCAATCGTCATTTAGCGCGATTGAAATACACAATAGCATTACAAATGGAACTTTTGTTGTTCCCCCATATCAGCGCGGTGTCGTCTGGAGCAAAAATCAAAAAGATCAATTTGTTGACACACTAAAAAGAGGTCTTCCTTTTGGTACCATTTTGTTGTATTGGGATGAAAAAAACAACAAGTATCAAATAATTGATGGCTTACAGCGTTCATCCACTATATATGATTTCATCAACCATCCCGCTCCTTTTTTAATGATGATGATATTGAAGATAATTTGCCTGTTCAGTTAG
- a CDS encoding zinc-dependent alcohol dehydrogenase — MAIVSEWLTNDCQDSIEHVCAIMEQCVMCGRKKTGGNKLKAGIYFGKENVEIRELDLPEVGDDDVLVQNIYSSICGTDVAVFRHGPNTGHKVTVGGEFGHETVSRVVKVGKNVADFTIGERVYPYPLFAKNDTKRAGTLGGFSEYILIPKARKNHSLYPVDARISDKLASLIEPFTVGCRAARRGMLPAGNGQYIAGQNAVVFGCGTIGIAAAVAFQYFGMDKVMICDHSDYRLHLAEKLGFETCNPTKENFKCHAETYFETAPSLLEKTANIDCWLDAAGVESILDDFQRLGKIESRFVSVAVHNAPRTIDLLHMTYAQQSIIGTGGYMPEDVWDVQNMMSCGK, encoded by the coding sequence ATGGCAATTGTATCCGAGTGGTTGACAAACGATTGCCAAGATTCCATTGAGCATGTCTGCGCTATCATGGAACAATGTGTCATGTGCGGACGTAAAAAAACAGGAGGAAACAAGTTGAAAGCAGGAATTTATTTCGGCAAAGAGAATGTAGAAATTAGAGAATTGGATTTACCCGAAGTAGGGGATGACGATGTACTGGTGCAGAATATCTATTCCAGTATTTGCGGGACCGATGTAGCGGTATTTCGTCACGGTCCAAATACCGGCCACAAAGTGACGGTTGGTGGAGAGTTTGGACATGAAACGGTTTCTCGTGTCGTGAAAGTCGGGAAAAATGTTGCAGATTTTACGATTGGGGAGCGGGTGTATCCTTATCCTCTCTTTGCCAAAAACGATACGAAGCGTGCGGGAACGCTGGGGGGCTTTTCTGAGTATATCTTGATTCCGAAAGCTCGGAAAAATCACTCTCTTTATCCTGTGGATGCGCGCATTTCGGATAAACTGGCGAGTTTGATCGAGCCATTTACCGTAGGCTGCCGAGCAGCAAGGCGGGGGATGCTCCCAGCAGGCAATGGACAATATATTGCAGGACAAAATGCGGTGGTCTTTGGTTGCGGAACCATTGGAATTGCTGCGGCTGTTGCGTTCCAATATTTTGGAATGGATAAAGTGATGATATGTGATCATTCGGACTACCGTCTGCACTTAGCGGAAAAGCTTGGATTTGAAACCTGCAATCCTACAAAGGAAAATTTTAAATGTCATGCGGAAACATATTTTGAAACAGCGCCTTCATTGCTCGAAAAAACGGCCAACATTGACTGCTGGCTGGATGCCGCTGGTGTAGAATCGATCCTTGATGACTTTCAGCGCCTTGGAAAAATTGAGAGCCGGTTTGTTTCGGTTGCGGTTCATAATGCACCCCGAACCATTGACCTGCTGCACATGACTTATGCGCAGCAGAGCATCATTGGAACTGGTGGTTATATGCCGGAGGATGTATGGGATGTACAGAACATGATGTCCTGTGGAAAATAG
- a CDS encoding dihydropteridine reductase — protein sequence MNTDKIYAEHLANEYAPKDDSKVIALRKLDARAKLPATIFTYTFGILSALITGVGMCMSMDVIGNSSITIFVLGVVIGMIGLIGMGVNYPIYKKILAHGKQKYAFEIMQLAKEISGQ from the coding sequence ATGAATACAGATAAGATTTACGCAGAACACCTTGCCAACGAGTATGCACCAAAGGACGATTCCAAAGTGATTGCCCTTCGCAAGTTGGATGCCAGAGCAAAATTACCCGCAACCATCTTCACCTATACGTTTGGTATCCTTTCTGCGCTCATCACAGGGGTCGGAATGTGTATGTCGATGGATGTGATTGGAAACAGCAGTATCACGATCTTCGTTTTAGGCGTTGTAATCGGAATGATTGGTTTGATTGGGATGGGTGTCAACTACCCGATTTACAAAAAAATATTAGCTCACGGCAAACAAAAATATGCTTTTGAAATCATGCAATTAGCCAAGGAAATCAGCGGCCAATAA
- the iolG gene encoding inositol 2-dehydrogenase encodes MNKVKVGVLGAGRIGRLHITNLVQSVPAAEVVAIADPFLNEETQAFANNLGIAQCSKDPQDIFANPDIDAVFVCTSTEAHAEMIQRAAEAGKHVFCEKPIHTDLEQIRKAIAATEKAGVKLQVGFVRRFDHNHKKVHDVVASGKLGRPHLVKVCSRDPEHQPMSYIATSGGIFMDMTIHDFDMVRYLSGSEVTEVCAYGAALSGEGYDQYNDVDTAIIMMKFENGALGVIDNSRASHYGYDQRTEVHCDKGCVQVTNDLDDQAMISTHETVEIAKPTWFFLERYNNAFIQEAKDFMDAIINDTEPLVGAKDGLMPVAIAMAAAKSFQEGRPVKLSEIL; translated from the coding sequence ATGAACAAAGTAAAAGTGGGTGTATTGGGGGCCGGTCGCATCGGTCGCCTGCACATTACCAACCTGGTGCAGTCGGTACCGGCTGCCGAAGTGGTAGCCATTGCCGATCCTTTCCTCAACGAGGAAACCCAGGCATTTGCAAACAATTTGGGAATTGCCCAGTGCTCCAAAGACCCGCAGGATATTTTTGCAAACCCCGATATCGATGCCGTTTTTGTCTGCACTTCGACCGAAGCGCATGCTGAGATGATTCAGCGGGCTGCCGAGGCGGGCAAGCATGTATTTTGTGAGAAACCCATCCATACCGATTTGGAGCAGATTCGGAAGGCCATTGCAGCGACCGAAAAAGCTGGGGTAAAACTGCAGGTAGGCTTTGTACGTCGTTTTGACCACAACCATAAAAAGGTGCACGATGTCGTAGCTTCAGGCAAGCTGGGCCGTCCGCATCTGGTCAAGGTATGTTCCCGCGATCCCGAACATCAGCCGATGTCCTATATCGCAACCTCGGGCGGTATTTTTATGGATATGACCATTCATGATTTTGATATGGTACGGTATCTGTCCGGTTCGGAGGTCACCGAAGTATGCGCTTATGGCGCCGCACTTTCGGGGGAAGGATATGACCAGTATAACGATGTCGATACTGCGATCATTATGATGAAATTTGAAAATGGTGCGCTGGGCGTGATCGATAACAGCCGTGCGTCCCATTATGGCTATGATCAGCGCACCGAAGTACATTGCGACAAGGGCTGCGTTCAGGTGACCAACGACTTGGATGACCAGGCGATGATCTCCACGCATGAGACCGTGGAAATCGCCAAGCCGACCTGGTTCTTTTTGGAGCGTTACAACAATGCGTTTATCCAGGAAGCCAAGGATTTCATGGATGCCATCATAAACGATACCGAACCGCTGGTTGGCGCCAAGGATGGCCTGATGCCGGTTGCCATTGCAATGGCAGCAGCAAAATCGTTCCAGGAAGGCCGTCCGGTCAAGCTGAGCGAGATTCTGTAA
- a CDS encoding TetR/AcrR family transcriptional regulator, whose translation MKKSKYFNTAVRMDQAFLELLEKKDMEYITVKELCKTAGVNRSTFYLHYETIGDLLAESVQYMNTKFAEHMKLHAESFVSKIRECPLDELYLVTPTYLMPYLEYIEQNKRLFRAALKNAGSLRLDGTYRRMMGRVSPHSGTVSSPGGGSKIYGDILCERTDGNCIRVVDKRLPRFH comes from the coding sequence ATGAAAAAAAGCAAATATTTTAATACAGCGGTTCGCATGGATCAGGCCTTTCTGGAACTTCTGGAAAAAAAGGATATGGAATATATCACAGTAAAGGAGCTTTGCAAAACAGCTGGGGTCAATCGTTCCACCTTCTATCTGCACTATGAAACCATTGGTGATTTGCTGGCGGAAAGTGTACAATACATGAACACAAAATTTGCGGAACATATGAAGCTGCATGCGGAAAGCTTTGTTTCAAAAATCCGGGAATGCCCTCTGGATGAATTATATCTGGTGACGCCTACCTACCTGATGCCTTATCTGGAATATATCGAACAGAATAAGCGCTTGTTTCGTGCGGCGTTAAAAAATGCTGGTTCCCTTCGGCTGGATGGAACTTACAGACGAATGATGGGCCGTGTTTCTCCCCATTCTGGAACGGTTTCAAGTCCCGGAGGCGGATCGAAAATATATGGTGACATTTTATGTGAACGGACTGATGGCAATTGTATCCGAGTGGTTGACAAACGATTGCCAAGATTCCATTGA